Within the Bradyrhizobium cosmicum genome, the region CTGAGCTTGTCATCGCGCTGAAGGACGCCGAGCATCGCCCGATGGTCGAGCGCCGCTTCGCCGGCGTCGCCCATCGCGTTCAATATTGGGACGTGGATGATATCGAATATCTCGATCCCCCGACGGCGCTGGCCAGGATCGACGAACAGGTCGGGCTGCTGATCGGACGCCTGCAGATGCGCGCGCGATAACGAGGGTTATCGCTTGCGAGCCTGGCGAGGCCTGAGCCAGCGCCTCGTCCTTCGAGACGACCGCTCCGGGTCTCCTCAGGATGAGGCTCAGCGGCAGCCCGCCTGCGGACATAGCAGCCACGCACTTCCTCCTCATTGGCGTTTTTCCTCATCCCGCGATACTGATCCATCGCGGCAGGAGATCAACGTGCGCCGGCGCGACTGAACTTCCGTCCGATTGTACAAGCAAGACCAAGAAGGAATTCCATGAGCCAGACCCGGCGTGTTCTCTCGGCGCAGATTGCCCACGAGACCAACACTTTCTCGATCGTTCCGACTACGCTCGAGGACTATCGCAAGCGGCTATTTCTCCTCGATGCCGAGATCGCGCCGGCGCTGGCCGACACCCGGATGGAAATCGCCGCCCATCTGGCCGCAGCCAAGCGTTACGGCTGGAGCCTGGTGCAGCCGATCGCCGCCTCGGCCACCCCATCCGGGAAGGTGACGGCCGAGTGCTGGGCCGAGCTGCAGCGCCTGGTCTACGCGGCCTGCGAAACGGGGCCGCTCGACGGGGTCATCCTCGCATTGCACGGCGCGATGGTGACCGAAACCGACGACGACGCCGAGGGGGCGCTGCTCGAAGGCTTGCGCAAGCGCCTGGGCGAAACAATCCCGATCGCGGTGACGCTCGACCTGCATGCCAACGTCACCGAACGGATGGGCCGGCTGGCCAGCATCATGCTGCCCTACCGAACCTACCCGCATATCGACCAGTACGAGACGGCGTTCCGCGCCGCTGAACTGCTGCAGTCGGCGATGGACGGCACGATTCGTCCGAAAGTCTTCCGCCTGCAGGGACCTCTGCTCGAAGGATGCAATCATGGCCGGACCCAGGGCGGCGTGATGAGCGACCTGCTGGCGCGCGCCGCGGAGATGCAGACGCAAACGCCCGGCCTTCTGTCCGTCGACCTCTGCGCGGGCTTCAGCCGCTCGGACATCGCCGAGGTCGGCCCCAGCATTCAGGTCACCTATGATGCCTCCCACAACGCCGCTGAGACGGCCGCGCGGCAGGCCGCGACCGCGCTCAACGACGAGATGATCCGCCGGCGCGCCGAAGCCACCGTCACGGTGCTCGACTTGCCGACCGCGACGCAACTTGCCGTCGCAGCCACAGCCGATGCCACGGATACCCGTCCCCTCGTGATCGCCGACTTCAGCGACAACCCGGGTTCGGGCGCTTATGGCGACGGTGTCCGCCTGTTGGAGGCGCTGCTCGACGCCGAGATACAAAGCGTGCTGTTCGGCGTCCTCGGCGACCCCGAAGCGGCGGCCCGTTGCCATGAAGCGGGCCTTGGGGCCAGCCTCGAAGTCGTCGTCGGCGCCAAGCGCGATCCCGCCAGCTATGGACCTCCGCTCACGCTGACCGGGCGGGTGACGGGCCTGTCGGGCGGCGCCTTCGTATGCGAGGGGCCGATGAATGCCGGCCAACCCATGACGCTCGGGCCTGCGGCCCTGCTGGAGGTCAACGGCATCTCCATCGCGATTTCGACCAACACGCTGCAGACCTACGATCAGGAAATGTTCCGCATTCTCGGCGCAGAGCCGGCTCGATTCCGCATCGTCGCGGTCAAGTCCGCGCACCACTTCCGGGCGGCCTTCGGGCCGATGGCCAAGGAGGTGATCCTGGCCGACAGCGGCGGCCTTGCCACCTTTGACCACACCAAGCTGTCCTACCGAAAGGTCCGCCGGCCCGTCTGGCCGCTCGACGAAATCCCGGCGGGCTGACCTGCCCGCCCGGGCCCTTGCTCGACGGCGCGCCGATGCACCTGCTCCGGCGCGTCGCCGATACGAATGAAACGCCTGCCCGTCATTTCCCGTCGAGGAAAGCGCGCACCGTGCTCACGGTCTGCGCCGGCTGCTCTTCCATGATCCAATGCCCGGAGCCGGTGATGATGCCGGCGTCGACCCTGGTGCCGACCTCGCGCATGATCGCGGCTTGCTGATCGCCAAAGGACTTTTCGGCGCCAAGGGCAAGGATCGGCATGTTCAGCTTGGTCGCGGCAAAAACCTTGTTGTCGGCGGCGTCCTTGCCGAACGCAGCGAACTGCTCGAAGGCATAATGCATGTTGCCGGGCCGGGCATAGAGCTTCGCATAATGGTTGCGCGTCGCTTCGTCGATCGCCTTGGGATCAGCCGACAGTTCGTTGTAGAACCGGTCGAGATAGATGCGTTCGCGGCCCTTGACCAGGCGATCGACGTCAGGACCGCGGAAATTGAAGTGCCACAGCATGGGGCTCTTCAGGATTTCGTCCCAGGGACCAATGCCGGGCAGCGGCGCGTCGATGACGACCCATTTGGTGATGCGATCGGAATATTGCGCCGCCAGCGCATAGCCCACCATGTTGCCGATGTCGTGAGTCACCAGATCGGCCTTCTGGACATTGAGCTTGTCCATGACCATGGCGATGTCGACGCCCTGGTTTTTCTTGTCGTAGCCGCCTGCAGATTGCGACGACAGCCCCATCCCGCGCAGGTCCGGAACGATCACGGTGTGGTCCTTGTAGAGCGCCTTGGCGAGCGGCGCCCACATGTCGCCGGTGTCGGCAAAGCCGTGCAGGAGAACGACCGCCGGTCCCTTTCCGCCAACGCGGACATGCAGGGTGACGCCGTTGACCGAGATGCGCTCGATTCTGAAATCCGCGGGAAACGGCTCGACGGCCGCAAGAGCGGATCGGCCGCTCCAGACGATCAGGATCGTCAGGATGGATACGAAAATGGCCGCGATGGACCGCGCGCCGGAGGTCCGGCCGCCCGGGACGAAACTGAACATTGTTGACCTGCTCGCTGATTATGCCGAGCGCAACAACGTCGGCAGTGACGCACCAAAGAATCCGGTGCATCAGAGCACACCATGCTACCTTTTGACCAGATGCGAGCCCCGATTTTTGCGCAAACGTCCGGAAAGCTGTCTGCCTACGCCATCACCCCGCCGCGCTTGATCAGCGCCTTGCCGACAGCGGCGAGGTGCACCTGGTCCGGCCCGTCGCCGATGCGGATGAAGCGGGCGTAGACATAGGCGCGGGCCAGGAAAGTATCCTGCGAGACACCGGCGGCGCCGTGGATCTGGATGGCGCGGTCGATGACGCGGGCGGCCATGCTCGGCACCACGATCTTGGCGGCCGCGATCAAGTCGCGGGCGGCCTTGTTGCCTTCGCGGTCCATCCTGTCGGCGGCTTGCAGCGTGAGGAGGCGCGCCTGCGCGATTTCGCAGAAGGAATTCGCGATGTCCTCCTTGACCGAGCCCTGCTCGGCGAGCGGCTTGCCGAAGGCGACGCGGGAGACCGCGCGCTGGCACATCAATTCCAGCGCGCGCTGGGCGCAGCCGATCAGGCGCATGCAGTGATGAATGCGCCCGGGCCCGAGCCTGCCCTGCGCGATCTCGAAGCCGCGGCCTTCGCCGAGCAGGATGTTTTCGGCGGGCACACGCACATTTTCGTAGACGATCTCGGGATGGCCGACCGGGGCGTCGTCGTAGCCGTAGGTGAGCATGTCGCGGATGATCCGCACGCCCGGCGTGTTTCTGGGCACCAGGATCATGGATTGCTGGCGATGGCGGTCGGGATCGTCGGGCGCGGTCTTGCCCATCACGATCAGGATCTCGCAATCCTCGTTCATCGCGCCCGAGGTGAACCATTTGCGTCCGTTGATCACGTAGCTGTCGCCGTCGCGCTTGATCTCGCACTGGATGTTGGTGGCATCGCTGGAGGCGACCTGCGGCTCCGTCATCGAGAATCCGGAGCGGATGCGCCCGTCCAAGAGCGGCTTCAGCCAGCGCTCCTGCTGCGCAGCCGTGCCGTAGTTCGCCAGCACCTCCATGTTGCCGACGTCGGGCGCCGAGCAGTTGAACACTTCGGGCGCCCAGAGGATGCGGCCCATGATCTCCTTCACCGGCGCATAGTCGAGATTGCTCAGGCCAATCTTGTTAGGGTCTTGCCCGTGCTCGCCTGACAGAAACAGATTCCAGAGCCCCTGCTCCCGCGCCAGCCGCTTCAGGTCCTGAAGCACCCGCGGCGTCCTGTAGCGCATGGCTTCCGGTTTCACCTGCTCGTAATAGAGCTCCTCCACCGGCTCGACATGCGTCCGCATGAACTGGCGGACGCGCTCCTGAAGCTCCAGCGAACGGGCGGAGTGTTGAAAGTCCATGGTATTCTCCCCCGTTCGCTGAGCCGTGTGTCAGGTGCCCCGCAGCAGCTCGCTCGCCACGACCCAGTCATTGCCGTCGAACTGGAGCATATAGCCGTCCTTGATCGGGCGGAAATCCTGCGGCGTGGTGTTGAGCGTGATGCCCGGCAGCAGCAGCGACAGCGGCACGTTCTTCAGGTTCGCCGCCTGCGCCATGATGTTCTCGCGCGTCAGATTGTCCTTGCACTGCTTCAGCACCACCACCAGCGCCTCGGCCACCGTGTAGCCGTAGAGCGCGGCGACGTTGTTGACGTCGGCATTGGGCAGCCGCCTCTTCACGAAGTCGATATAGGCCGACATCGCCGGATCGTCCTTCGGCTGCTCGACGAACGGCTTCAGCGAGCCGAGCGACAGCACGCCCTTGCCGGCATCGAGCCCGGCCGGCACCATCACGGTCGCCTTGTTGGCGCAGCCGCTGGCGAGGAAGCGCGTCGCGACCCAGCCGACCTCATGCGCCTTCCGGATCGCCTGCGCGCAGGCGCGCGGCGTCACGGAGTAAATCATGAAGACATCGGCCTTGGTGCTCGCCAGCGTCAGCACCTGAGAATCGACGGTGGGATCGCTGACCTCGAAGCTCGAGGCCATCGCGATCGCCTTGTCTGCATCCGCACCAAGCGCTTCCTTGACGCCACGAAAGTATTCCTTGCCGGCGTCGTCGTTCTGGTAGAGCACCGCGAAGCGCGCATTCGGGTTCTTGGCGCGGGCATAGGCGACGTCGATCGCGGCCTCGCTGGTGTAGTTCGGCGCCCAGGGCAGCGCCATCGACCACGGCATGTTCGCCGGATCGTTCCATTTCGAGGCCGAGCTGATCAGGAACAGCTGCGGCACCTTGTTGCTGTTGAGGTACTTCGCGATCGCCGAGCTCGGCGCGGTGCCCATAGTGGCGAAGATGAAGGCGACGCCATCGCCCTCGACCAAACGGCGCGCGGCTTCCATGGTCTTGGGCGGCGAGAACGCGTCGTCGAGCGACATGAGATTGAGCTTGCGGCCGTTGACCCCGCCCTTCTCGTTGACCTCGTCGAAATAGGCCGCGATCACCCTCCCGGTGATGCCAAGCGGCGACGCCGGGCCGCTATAGGGCATGGTGTTGCCGATCTTGATCTCGGTGTCGCTGACGCCGGGACCGTAGGATTTTTGCGCAGAAGCGGATGTCGACAAGCAGGCGGCAGCCAGCGCTGCGGCCAGGGCCAAAGCGGCTCTCATGGTTTCTCCCCGGTGATTATCGCCGCGCGGCGAAGCGACGGCGCGACGCGCTGTTTTTGGTCAGCGCGTCAGATCAGCGGAGTTCCGCGAGATGGTCTTGCGTCGAGTTGCTGGTTAGTGCCGCTGCTTCAGGCTGAAGCCGAGGCTGATCCAGCCCGCGCCGGCCATGATCAGGTCGATGCCGAGGAACAGGCCGAGGATGTAGACGCTGTTGACGGGCCAGCGCGCCACGATCAGCAATCCGAGCAGCAGCGTGATGGCGCCCGAGAGCGCCACCCAGACCCACGGGCTTTCGCGCTTCATGCTGAAGGCGAGGAACAGCCGCACCGCGCCCGAGGCGATCAGCGATGCGCCGAGGAAGAGCGTCAGCAGTACTGCCGCGAACAGCGGGTTCTCGAAGGTCAGGAAGCCCGCGACCACATAGAGCGCGCCGAGCAAGGCCCAGATCAGGAACTTGCCCCAGCTCTTCATCTGGAACGCGCCGATGATCTCGGCCGCGCCGGCGACGATCATCATGGCGCCGACCACGATCACGCTCGCCACCGTCGCCATCACCACGCTGCCGAGCGCGACGAAGCCGGCGATGAGATAAACGACACCGAGCGCGACGATCCAGCCCCATTTGGCATGCAGCGCGGCGATGCCGGAGCCGAGGCTTGAGTGATGAGATGTATCCGAAGCACTTGTCATGACGCCACTCCTGCATGCGAAGCCCGGAGGCACATTCAGGATAGCATGAGCCGGACCGGGACGACAGGCAGCAGAGCAGCCCAGGCCGTCAGCAACATTGACGCAAATCAAGATCGAATGCGGCGGTTCAGCCGCAGCGTTTCTTTGGAAGCTCAGCCGCGCACTGCTGCCGCGCGCACATCGCGCACCGCCTGCGCCCATTCGGCGGGCCGCTCCTGCGGCAGATTATGGCCGGCGCCGGCGAACACGCGCCGCTCGAAAAATCCCTCGAACTTCTTCGCATGATGGGCGGTGCCGGGATTGACGCCGTCGCTGTCGCCGTCGATCGCAATCGTCGGCACGCGTACCGGCGGCTGCACGGCGAGCTCTGCCTCGATCGCAGCATAGGCGGGATCCCCCGCGACCAGCGCGTAGCGGTGGCGGTAAGAATGGATGACGACGTCGACGAAATCAGGATTGTCGAACGACGCCGCGCTCCTTTCGAAGGTCGCGTCGTCAAATGCCCAGGTCGGCGACCACATCGCCCAGAGCTGGCGCGCGAAGCCGCGGCGGTTGCGCTCGAGCGCGCGGCGGCCGCGCTCGTTGTGGAAGAGATACTGATACCAGAGCGCCGCCTCCTCCGGCGGCGAAGCCGGCTCCATCGCACGGGCGATGTTCTGGATGTTGTAGGAATTGCCAGTGACGAGTCCGATCACGCGCTCGGGATACAGCACCGAGACGACGCAGGCCGCGCGCCCGCCCCAGTCATAGCCGCCGACGACCGCGCGTTCGATGCCGAGCGCGTCCATGAAGGCGAGCAGATCAGCGCCCAGCGCCGCCTGCTCGCCGGAGCGCAAAGTCCGGGCGAGACGAAACCGCGTCGGCCCGTAGCCGCGCAGCCAGGGCACCAGCACCCGCGCGCCGGCTTGCGCAAGGATCGGCGCGGCCTCGGCATAGGCGTTCACGTCATAGGGAAAGCCGTGACCCATGATGCAGGGCCAGCCATCGGGCGGGCCGTAGTCGAGATAGGCGATCTCCAGCACATCGGTGGTGACGGATCTTTGTTGCATGCGACCTTTCCGGCAAAGATGGAAGCTCGCAGCTTAAGCCTTCACGGCGATGGCACTCAAGGGCCAGGCGTGCATTCAGGCCGCGGCGACCGGCCTGCGCATATCGTGCGCGTGCTGCGCCTCGGCAGGTTCCGCGACCTTCTGCTCGTCGATCATGCGGTTCACGACATCGACCGGCATCGGCTTGCCGAACAGATAGCCCTGCACGCTGTCACAGCCTTCCTCGCGGAGGAAATCGAGATGACGCGTGGTCTCGACGCCCTCGGCCAGCACGGGAATGTTGAGACTGCGGCCGAGCAGCAGCGTCGCCTTGACGATCGCGGCCGCATGCACGCTGGTCTCGACCGCCTGGACGAAACTCTTGTCGACCTTGATCTTGTCGAACGGAAAGGCCTGGAGCGTCGACAAGGAGGAATAGCCGGTGCCGAAATCGTCCATGGCGACGGTCACGCCGATCCTCTTCAGGGCGAGCACCACCTGCAGCGCATGCTGGCGGTCGGCGATGATGCCGCTCTCCGTCAGCTCGATCTCCAGCCGCGCCGGTGGCAGCCCCGTCTCCTTCAGAATTTCCGCGACCCGCCGCGACAGGTCGTGGTTGAGCTGCATCGGCGCAACGTTCACCGCTACCCTGTACGGCAAGCGCCATTGCGCGGCAGTCTGGCAGGCTGTCCGCATCACCCAGTCGCCGATCTCGATGATCAGGCCGGTCTCTTCCGCGATCGGAATGAAGGCATCCGGCGGGATACGTCCCTTCTGCGGGTGGTTCCAGCGGATCAAGGCTTCGAAACCGACGATCCCTCCGGTCTGCGTATCGTTCTGAACCTGATAGTACAGCTCCAGCTCGTTGCCGATCAGTGCGCGCTTGAGATCGATCGCAAGCTCGGCGCGGGCGCGGCTGGCCTCGTCCATCGACGGCTCATAGGTGCAGATCTTGCCGCGGCCGAGGCTCTTTGCGCGATACATCGCAAGGTCGGCGCGCTGGGTGAGACACTCGCCGGTCTGCCCGTGCTCGGGAAACAGGGCAACGCCGATGCTGCAACCGACCGCAAGGGTCTGATGCTGCCACTCGACCGGCTCGAGCACGACCTTGCGCAGCCGCTCGGCGAACTTCACCGCCTCGCCGCGCGCGAAGATCTCGCCCTTGACGGCGACGAATTCGTCACCGCCGATCCGGGCCAGGAATTCGCCCTCCTGCAATTCGCCGGAGATGCGCCGTGCCAACTGCTGCAGCAGATAGTCACCGCCGATATGGCCGTGGACGTCGTTGATGTCCTTGAAGCGATCGAGATCGATCGCCAGCACGACGACGCGCGCGGTGTCGTCGCCGCGTCCGGCCAGCAGATCGTGCAGCCGCTGCGCCAAGCCGTTGCGGTTCGGCAAACCGGTCAGCGGGTCGTGCATCGCCAGTTGCTTGTAACTTTCGGTCGCTTCGTAGGCGGCCTGCAAGTCAATCGCGTAGGCCGAGGCTCCCATCGCCATCATCAGACTGACGCCGACGATGACACTGGTGATCATAAAGGTGTCGGACAGGGTCTGCGGCGACACGGCGATGTCGAAGACCGGGTAGATCGTCACGGCGGCCATGCCGGTGAAATGCAGCGAGACGATCGCCAGGATCATCGCGAGCGTGCCGCCATATTTGCAGAAGCGCGTGATCGGCCGCGCAATGCGGTTGGCGGCCACAGCGCCAAAGCCCGCCGCGAACACGACAGACAGTGCAACGAGCGGGTAGTTCCAGCCGAGCACGCCTGGAATCTCGAACCCCGCCATCCCGGTGTAGTGCATCGCGGCGATGCCGAGACCGAAGATCGCGCCGCCGCCCTCGATCGCGGGCCCGAGCCGGGTGTGGGTCGTCATGAAGAACCCCATCCAGGCCAGGATCACGGCGATCATCAGCGAAGCAAACGACAGCGCCGGCTCGAAGGCACGCGCGACCGGCGCGTTGTAGCCCAGCATGGCCGCAAAATGGGTGGTCCAGACGGTGCCGCCCGCAACCAATCCGGACAGGAACAATAGATGCAACCGCCGCATGCCGGTATTGCGACGAACCCGCGCCAACAGCCGCATCGACAGCAGGGAGCCCAGCACGCAGACGAGCGCCGCAGCCAAGACGTAGCTGAGGTCATGCTCCGCAGGCAGACAGGTCAGGGCTTGCCACATCGAATGATTTCTCCCGAATGCGAGATACGGGCTTGGCGTGAGAACGGATCAGGGCGGGTCAATTGTTGGTTAGAAAAGTGCGAATGGCCGCCCGGCGCATGGGGGCGCAGGCAGGCGATCGGGCCACGGCGGGCCTTAAGCGCCGGTTAGGACGGCGCTCCGGTCCCGGCTTCAAAGGGAACAAACCGGAAGCAGGATGAAGACGGGGTGAGCGGCCCCTGCATCACTGACGACAACTGGAACCCCGCTTGTCGCAGGGCGGGCGAACGCCTAAGACATGAGCAACCCGGCAGGTGATCCAAACGGCGGCGTCCATCGTTTCCGAGCGGATACACCAACCGAGGCTTCATGAACGCCGGTCTTCCAGCCCTGAGCAGGTCCGTACGGAGCAGGCCCTCCGTGCCCGCTCGTCGCTGGATCCGGTTGCAACGGACACCATTGGAAAGGCCCAAGGCGACGGTGGAATGGGCTGAATTGATCGGACGTGTCGCGGCCCATGGCGATCGCGATGCCTTCAAGCTTCTGTTCGAGCATTTTGCTCCTCGTGTGAAGGGCCTCCTGATGAAGATCGGGACAGACGCCGACACCGCGGAGGAAATTGCGCAGAGCACGCTGCTTGCCGTCTGGCGCAAGGCGGCTCAATTCGATCCGTCGTCCGGCGGCGCAGCCGCGTGGATCTTCACCATCGCGCGGAATCTGCGTATCGACGCGGCGAGGCGCGCGGTGCGACAGGCGCGTACCGACCAGCCCGGCCTCATCGACGACGCCGACGACATCGTGGACTCGCCGGAGATCCTCATGACCAGGGGCGAGGATGTGTCGCGCGTCGCGGCAGCGCTGCTTCGCCTGTCAGAGGAGCAATCCAGGGTGGTCCGGATGTCGTTCATCGAGGAACGGCCGCATGCCGAGATCGCCGAGAGTCTCGGCATTCCCCTGGGAACCGTGAAATCGCGCATCCGACTGGCCATGAGCCGCCTGCGAGACCTGCTGGACGAACCGACATGACCATCAGCCACCACCCACCGGATGAACTGCTTGCCGACTTCGCAACGGGCCGGCTCGACGAGGCCGATCATCTCGTTGTCGCCGTGCACGTCGCGCAGTGCCCGGCGTGCCGCCGCTTTGCCGGGGCTATGGAGCATCTGGCCGGCGCAGCGCTGGAGGAGACCGCACCGGTTGCGATGAAGGCCGATGCGTTCGGGGCGATCATGGCGAAGCTCGACGAGCCCCAGCCGGCGCCGCGCGCCGATGTCCCGCCCCCCTCCGCGCTTCCGGACGAGGATTTGTCGGAGATATTGCGCCGCTGCCGGTTCGGCAAGCAACGCCGCGTGGCACCCGGGCTTAAGCTTCAACCGATCATTCTGCCGAGCGCGAAACAATCGCGCGCGTTCCTGCTGTGGTCCGCGCCCGGCGCACGCATGCTGCAACACTCGCACTCGGGAACGGAGCTGACCTGCGTGTTGAAGGGCAGCTTCAGTCACGAAGCCGGCCGCTACGGCCCCGGCGATTTCGACTTCGGCGACGGCGACGTCGATCATCAGCCGGTCGTGGGGCCGGAAGAGCCTTGCCTGTGCCTGGTCGCCATGACCGGAGACCTCGAACTGCATGGACTGCTTGGCCGGCTCATTTCGCCTTTCGTCCGGCTTTGAGCGCGACCTCCGGTCGCGGAGGTGATCCAGCGCCGCGCTTCCATCGTTTCTTCGCTGACTGATGCCGGAGACGAAGCATGAGCTGCGGTCGCGCCGTTCAAAAGGATTCAAGCATCGAGCGTTTGAGCGCCCTGCTCCGGCGTGCCGGAAGCGGCGACCAACGGGCCTTTGCGGAATTGCATGCGTCGACGCGAAACAGGTTGCGCAAGACCGCGCTGTCGGTGTCGCCGTCGATCGTCGATCTCGACGACCTGCTGCAGGAAGCCTATCTCAAGATCTGGAAACACGCCGCGAGTTTCGATCCTGAGCGCGCCTCGCCCATCACGTGGATGTGCACGATCATGCGCAACACCACGATCGATGCGCTCCGGCTGAAGCAGGTAGCGACGACCGATCTGGACGAAGCCTTGTGGGTGCCCGACGCCGGAGGGCGGGATTCCGACCCGTTCGACTACGATCTGGCTCAGCCGATCGCGGCTGGTGTTCTCGGCAGACTTCCACGGGATCGCCGCCATCTGCTCTCGCTTGCCTATCTCGAGGGTGAAAGCCGGCTGAGCCTGTCGCGGCGCTTTGGCGTGCCCGTCGGCACGATCAAGACCTGGCTGCATCGGACGCTGGCCTCGGTCCGTGCCGATTGCATGGCATGTGCGGCGGGCGCGCCCGCGCCGCAGCCCCATCCGTGAGCCTGCCATTGGACCGATCCAGCGAGCCGGAGGACGTCCGCCATCTCGTCGTCGTGCTCGGAGACCAGCTCGACGCCGACAGCACCGCATTCGACGGCTTCGACCCCGCACGAGACGTCGTGCTGCAGATGGAGGTGATCGAAGAGACGTCTTACATCCCGCAACACAGGAAGCGCATTGCCTATTTCCTCGCGTCGATGCGACACTTCAGGGACGAATTGATCGCGCGCGGGCGGCGTGTGCACTATGTCCATATCGACGAGCAGGACAATACAGGGCGCTTCGAAACCGAGATCGCGCGGGCCCAGCGCAGGTTCAGGCCCTCGCGGACGATCGTGGTCGAGCCAGGCGACTGGCGCGTCGCAGAGACGCTACGCCGCCTGCCGCAGATGCCGGAGATCCGCAGCGACAGCCACTTTCTGTGCTCGCGCGAGGAGTTTGCGGCCTTTGCCGCGCGACATTACCGCCCGGTGCTCGAAACCTTCTATCGCGCCATGCGCCGAAAGACCGGGCTTCTCATGGATATCGCGGGACGACCTGTCGGCGGTGCGTGGAATTTCGACGCGGAGAATCGTAAATCCTTCGGCAGGACCAGCCCGTCCATACCGCCGCGACCCGCATGTCCGCCCGACGCGATCACGACGGAGGTGTTGCGGCTCGTCGCTGCGCGCTTCGCAGACAGCCCCGGCAAGCTCGACGGTTTCGACCTGCCCGTGACGCGGACACAGGCGCTGGCGCAACTTGACGCCTTCCTCGCCGAGCGGCTGCCGCGGTTCGGTGATTACCAGGACGCGATGCGGTCCGGCGAGGCCTTCCTCTACCACTCGGTCCTATCGGGCCCGTTGAACCTGCACCAATTGCGTCCGCTGGAGGTCGTCCAGGCGGCGCTGCAAAACACAACCGTTCCACTCAACGCGCTGGAGGGTTTCACGCGCCAGATCATCGGATGGCGCGAATTCGTCCGCGGCATCTATTGGCAGCGCATGCCGCATTATGCGGAAGCGAACACGCTCGATGCCGAACTGCCGATGCCGAAATTCTACTGGACCGGCGAGACCGACATGCGCTGCCTTGCGGAGGCGATTGGTCACACGATCGACTACGCCTATGCCCACCATATCGAGCGGCTGATGGTGCTCGGGCTGTTCGCCATGCTCCTGGGCGTGCGGCCCTACGACGTCCATCGCTGGCACATGTCGATGTTCTGGGACGCGGTCGATTGGGTTTCCCTGCCGAACACGCTCGGCATGAGCCA harbors:
- a CDS encoding M81 family metallopeptidase, giving the protein MSQTRRVLSAQIAHETNTFSIVPTTLEDYRKRLFLLDAEIAPALADTRMEIAAHLAAAKRYGWSLVQPIAASATPSGKVTAECWAELQRLVYAACETGPLDGVILALHGAMVTETDDDAEGALLEGLRKRLGETIPIAVTLDLHANVTERMGRLASIMLPYRTYPHIDQYETAFRAAELLQSAMDGTIRPKVFRLQGPLLEGCNHGRTQGGVMSDLLARAAEMQTQTPGLLSVDLCAGFSRSDIAEVGPSIQVTYDASHNAAETAARQAATALNDEMIRRRAEATVTVLDLPTATQLAVAATADATDTRPLVIADFSDNPGSGAYGDGVRLLEALLDAEIQSVLFGVLGDPEAAARCHEAGLGASLEVVVGAKRDPASYGPPLTLTGRVTGLSGGAFVCEGPMNAGQPMTLGPAALLEVNGISIAISTNTLQTYDQEMFRILGAEPARFRIVAVKSAHHFRAAFGPMAKEVILADSGGLATFDHTKLSYRKVRRPVWPLDEIPAG
- a CDS encoding alpha/beta fold hydrolase, coding for MFSFVPGGRTSGARSIAAIFVSILTILIVWSGRSALAAVEPFPADFRIERISVNGVTLHVRVGGKGPAVVLLHGFADTGDMWAPLAKALYKDHTVIVPDLRGMGLSSQSAGGYDKKNQGVDIAMVMDKLNVQKADLVTHDIGNMVGYALAAQYSDRITKWVVIDAPLPGIGPWDEILKSPMLWHFNFRGPDVDRLVKGRERIYLDRFYNELSADPKAIDEATRNHYAKLYARPGNMHYAFEQFAAFGKDAADNKVFAATKLNMPILALGAEKSFGDQQAAIMREVGTRVDAGIITGSGHWIMEEQPAQTVSTVRAFLDGK
- a CDS encoding acyl-CoA dehydrogenase family protein, with protein sequence MDFQHSARSLELQERVRQFMRTHVEPVEELYYEQVKPEAMRYRTPRVLQDLKRLAREQGLWNLFLSGEHGQDPNKIGLSNLDYAPVKEIMGRILWAPEVFNCSAPDVGNMEVLANYGTAAQQERWLKPLLDGRIRSGFSMTEPQVASSDATNIQCEIKRDGDSYVINGRKWFTSGAMNEDCEILIVMGKTAPDDPDRHRQQSMILVPRNTPGVRIIRDMLTYGYDDAPVGHPEIVYENVRVPAENILLGEGRGFEIAQGRLGPGRIHHCMRLIGCAQRALELMCQRAVSRVAFGKPLAEQGSVKEDIANSFCEIAQARLLTLQAADRMDREGNKAARDLIAAAKIVVPSMAARVIDRAIQIHGAAGVSQDTFLARAYVYARFIRIGDGPDQVHLAAVGKALIKRGGVMA
- a CDS encoding HdeD family acid-resistance protein; this translates as MTSASDTSHHSSLGSGIAALHAKWGWIVALGVVYLIAGFVALGSVVMATVASVIVVGAMMIVAGAAEIIGAFQMKSWGKFLIWALLGALYVVAGFLTFENPLFAAVLLTLFLGASLIASGAVRLFLAFSMKRESPWVWVALSGAITLLLGLLIVARWPVNSVYILGLFLGIDLIMAGAGWISLGFSLKQRH
- a CDS encoding ABC transporter substrate-binding protein translates to MRAALALAAALAAACLSTSASAQKSYGPGVSDTEIKIGNTMPYSGPASPLGITGRVIAAYFDEVNEKGGVNGRKLNLMSLDDAFSPPKTMEAARRLVEGDGVAFIFATMGTAPSSAIAKYLNSNKVPQLFLISSASKWNDPANMPWSMALPWAPNYTSEAAIDVAYARAKNPNARFAVLYQNDDAGKEYFRGVKEALGADADKAIAMASSFEVSDPTVDSQVLTLASTKADVFMIYSVTPRACAQAIRKAHEVGWVATRFLASGCANKATVMVPAGLDAGKGVLSLGSLKPFVEQPKDDPAMSAYIDFVKRRLPNADVNNVAALYGYTVAEALVVVLKQCKDNLTRENIMAQAANLKNVPLSLLLPGITLNTTPQDFRPIKDGYMLQFDGNDWVVASELLRGT
- a CDS encoding alpha/beta fold hydrolase, with the translated sequence MQQRSVTTDVLEIAYLDYGPPDGWPCIMGHGFPYDVNAYAEAAPILAQAGARVLVPWLRGYGPTRFRLARTLRSGEQAALGADLLAFMDALGIERAVVGGYDWGGRAACVVSVLYPERVIGLVTGNSYNIQNIARAMEPASPPEEAALWYQYLFHNERGRRALERNRRGFARQLWAMWSPTWAFDDATFERSAASFDNPDFVDVVIHSYRHRYALVAGDPAYAAIEAELAVQPPVRVPTIAIDGDSDGVNPGTAHHAKKFEGFFERRVFAGAGHNLPQERPAEWAQAVRDVRAAAVRG